The Enterococcus rotai genome includes a window with the following:
- a CDS encoding MFS transporter, producing the protein MSEHPEEKLFNKGFISITIINFIVYLVYYLLMVIIAVIAQDTLHASLGQAGLASGIYIIGTLFARLFMGKTLELIGRKAVLRYGALFYLMTTIAYLYIPSIGVLYLVRLLNGFGYGAVSTATNAIVTAYIPKSKHGEGINYYGLSTSLAAAIGPFIGMVLLNTMSFYFIILFSIILILCTTIACFIFPVKNIQLTPEHRASLASWSINSFIEKKVLFISFIAFLMGLSYSSVLSFLSSYAKAIDLVGASSFFFVVYALVITATRPLSGRIFDARGENAVMYPSFIFLTVGLFCLSMTTTSWMLLVSGGLIGLGYGTFMSNGQAICLKASPNSHRIGIALSTYFIGLDLGLGVGPYLLGELHNFMSFSGLYLVASAIPIVCIILYALFYRSKAIDYKTIPAE; encoded by the coding sequence ATGTCGGAACATCCAGAAGAAAAATTATTCAACAAAGGGTTTATCAGTATCACCATCATTAATTTTATCGTTTACTTAGTCTATTATTTACTAATGGTGATTATTGCAGTCATTGCACAAGACACGCTTCATGCTTCTTTAGGTCAAGCGGGACTTGCCTCAGGTATTTATATTATCGGAACCTTGTTTGCGCGGTTGTTTATGGGAAAAACCTTGGAGCTGATCGGTAGAAAAGCAGTCTTGAGATATGGAGCATTATTTTATCTGATGACAACGATCGCTTATCTTTATATTCCCAGTATTGGTGTGCTCTATCTCGTCCGTTTACTAAATGGTTTCGGCTATGGGGCTGTGTCGACTGCAACCAATGCTATCGTGACAGCGTACATCCCCAAATCAAAACATGGTGAGGGCATCAATTATTATGGATTGAGTACCAGTTTAGCTGCAGCAATCGGTCCGTTTATCGGGATGGTTCTATTAAATACAATGAGTTTTTATTTTATTATTTTGTTTTCTATCATTCTTATTTTATGTACAACCATTGCTTGTTTTATCTTCCCTGTAAAAAATATTCAATTAACTCCAGAACACAGAGCTAGTTTAGCAAGTTGGAGTATCAATAGTTTTATTGAAAAGAAAGTGTTGTTTATTTCATTTATTGCCTTTTTGATGGGTCTTTCTTATTCAAGCGTTTTGTCTTTCCTTTCATCTTATGCAAAAGCAATTGATCTCGTCGGGGCAAGTTCCTTCTTCTTTGTAGTCTATGCTTTAGTGATTACGGCCACTCGCCCATTATCCGGTCGGATTTTTGATGCTCGCGGCGAAAATGCCGTTATGTACCCTAGTTTTATTTTCTTAACGGTTGGTCTGTTCTGCTTAAGCATGACAACAACAAGCTGGATGTTACTCGTTTCTGGCGGTTTGATCGGGTTAGGTTATGGTACATTCATGTCAAATGGACAAGCGATTTGTCTAAAAGCCAGTCCCAACAGTCATCGTATCGGGATTGCTTTATCGACTTATTTTATCGGCTTAGATCTAGGGCTTGGAGTAGGACCTTACCTCTTAGGTGAATTGCACAATTTCATGTCATTTTCTGGTTTATATTTAGTTGCCAGTGCAATTCCAATCGTTTGCATTATTCTTTATGCACTATTTTATCGGTCAAAAGCAATTGACTATAAAACAATTCCTGCAGAATAA
- a CDS encoding helix-turn-helix domain-containing protein, with protein sequence MKDFFMKKNDQQKFEIFKLICFSQEGISGYSISTKVNLSLNLVYRKIKMLADDLNELFEPGDVFIVKNDILYTIVIKDSVNISYVIDTLRLHYIQQSHEYLIFRTLLLKYYPSVESLSQDISLSIAHTYKSLHLINKVLSSFKIEINFPRDDTQVNFKGSEIHFRLFLFYFYWNVFRGLVWPFRKAITYMKHIELPIENIPNSQKMRLKYFQSLSAWRILYRGELVTIEPDFLAVITLLNQVHPIKFSLDLTISGDELIREENYFAFLCRIFVYDVDTHAQKLETAKAFIQSDLPLAKSCTFVLDSLYMAYDVKPQEADYLFSYYSLLLALASITYLQIDNSDLLENNQKISKLGKAYADFPQMELELAVLAKKLFSEDRYLSALDSKGFSMYIVFLFYFILDSSKKSEQLKIYVQYSKNHFTTEEIKKSLSTFFSSELILFVSNIEESDILISDCYEKDYPNEDFFYFENPVNENDWEALINYINGKAYKKCFYKQF encoded by the coding sequence ATGAAAGATTTTTTTATGAAAAAAAACGATCAACAGAAATTTGAGATTTTTAAACTAATTTGCTTCAGTCAAGAAGGGATTTCTGGCTATTCTATCTCAACAAAAGTAAATCTGTCTTTGAACCTCGTTTATCGAAAAATCAAAATGCTCGCGGATGATTTAAACGAACTATTTGAACCAGGCGACGTTTTCATCGTTAAAAACGATATACTCTATACAATTGTTATCAAAGACTCTGTAAATATTAGTTATGTAATTGATACCTTACGGCTCCACTATATCCAACAATCCCATGAATATTTGATCTTTCGCACTCTATTATTAAAATACTACCCCAGTGTCGAATCCTTATCCCAAGATATTAGTTTAAGCATTGCCCACACCTATAAAAGCTTACATCTAATCAACAAGGTCTTGAGCAGTTTTAAAATTGAAATAAATTTCCCTAGAGATGACACGCAAGTTAATTTCAAAGGATCAGAAATTCATTTTCGTTTATTTCTCTTCTATTTTTATTGGAACGTATTTAGAGGTCTTGTGTGGCCCTTTAGAAAAGCAATCACTTATATGAAACACATTGAATTGCCTATAGAAAACATTCCTAATTCCCAAAAAATGCGTTTAAAATACTTCCAATCTTTAAGTGCCTGGCGCATTCTATACAGGGGAGAACTTGTCACTATTGAACCTGATTTTTTAGCTGTTATTACATTACTTAATCAAGTCCATCCGATTAAATTTTCACTTGACTTAACTATTTCTGGAGATGAACTTATTCGGGAGGAAAACTATTTTGCCTTTTTATGTCGGATTTTTGTCTACGATGTTGATACTCATGCTCAAAAATTAGAAACCGCGAAAGCTTTTATCCAGTCCGATTTGCCACTGGCAAAGAGCTGTACCTTTGTTTTGGATAGTCTTTATATGGCTTATGATGTTAAACCTCAAGAGGCAGATTATCTTTTTTCTTATTACTCACTTTTACTTGCGCTAGCCTCTATTACCTATTTACAAATCGACAATTCTGATTTACTTGAAAATAATCAAAAGATCTCTAAACTAGGAAAAGCATATGCTGATTTCCCTCAAATGGAGCTAGAACTCGCAGTACTTGCAAAAAAATTATTTTCTGAAGATCGTTATCTTAGTGCCTTGGACTCAAAAGGATTTTCAATGTATATAGTATTTCTATTTTATTTTATTTTAGATAGTTCTAAAAAATCAGAACAACTAAAAATCTATGTACAATATTCAAAAAATCATTTTACTACTGAAGAAATAAAAAAAAGTCTCTCAACTTTCTTTAGCTCTGAATTAATTCTTTTTGTTTCTAATATTGAGGAATCTGATATACTCATTTCTGATTGTTATGAAAAAGACTATCCAAATGAAGATTTCTTTTATTTTGAAAATCCAGTCAACGAAAATGATTGGGAAGCCTTGATCAACTATATTAATGGTAAAGCGTATAAAAAATGCTTTTATAAGCAGTTCTAG
- a CDS encoding helix-turn-helix transcriptional regulator: MKIDRLLSLVNLLTENDRMTAKGLAERLEVSKRTIYRDIETLNLAGIPVISYSGIHGGYGIVEGYKISKHVFSTEDISTIMTGLSAIQSISTSSEISPLLAKIAPNMKVQQPQSDLLIDLSSWYKPNEGKNKLDDLRQAIATQQIIVIQYHSKKGYSEREIEPYKLIFKASHWYLYGFCLKRQAFRLFKLTRIPTYTLLDERFEPRAIDAVALTMESENDYLEAMVSPEVQQIVLTYEQNDKLYLIDKLGAEFFQEHEKEATGTIVFPLLNLKKSVDFILRLQDKVRVIEPPILVDAVKEKIEQMYFLYKS; the protein is encoded by the coding sequence ATGAAAATCGATCGCTTACTCAGTTTGGTAAATTTGTTAACGGAAAATGACCGAATGACGGCCAAAGGATTGGCAGAACGGCTTGAGGTTTCCAAACGAACGATTTATCGTGATATTGAAACGTTAAATTTAGCAGGGATCCCGGTTATTTCGTACTCAGGCATTCATGGCGGATACGGCATTGTTGAGGGGTACAAAATCAGCAAACATGTTTTTTCAACTGAGGATATTTCGACGATAATGACTGGACTTTCAGCGATTCAAAGTATTTCAACATCCTCTGAAATTAGTCCTTTGCTGGCAAAAATTGCCCCGAATATGAAGGTACAACAGCCGCAAAGTGATTTATTGATTGATCTATCTTCTTGGTATAAACCAAATGAAGGAAAAAATAAATTGGATGATCTTCGACAAGCGATAGCAACGCAGCAAATCATTGTGATTCAATACCATTCCAAGAAAGGCTATTCTGAACGGGAAATAGAACCTTATAAGCTTATTTTTAAAGCTTCACATTGGTATCTGTATGGTTTTTGTCTAAAAAGACAGGCATTTCGCTTATTTAAACTGACAAGGATTCCAACATATACGCTGCTAGATGAGCGATTTGAACCTAGAGCGATAGATGCTGTAGCGTTAACTATGGAGTCTGAAAATGATTATTTAGAAGCGATGGTATCACCAGAAGTGCAGCAAATCGTCTTAACCTATGAGCAAAACGATAAATTATACTTGATCGATAAACTTGGCGCAGAATTTTTTCAGGAACATGAAAAAGAAGCGACTGGAACGATTGTATTTCCATTGCTAAACCTAAAAAAATCAGTCGATTTCATTTTACGTTTACAAGACAAAGTACGAGTCATTGAACCACCAATATTAGTAGACGCAGTCAAAGAGAAAATCGAACAAATGTATTTTCTTTATAAAAGCTGA
- a CDS encoding Crp/Fnr family transcriptional regulator, which produces MDSHVLQEYLDDHSFPIVVKKKKTYLTYEGLQDRYAYVLKSGTIKTSVISPDGREFNLRYINSLEIVSLLRDEYSQFIDAPFNIRIESEQAELYQIDRVQFWKDINQSKELQMYVKDYYRVRLMYSMKKMQQMLMNGKFGAVCTQIYELYDTFGVQIEDGLLIDFVVTNEEIAHFCGITSASSVNRMMQQLKDLGAIRIQDRKIVITDLEILKDNIIL; this is translated from the coding sequence ATGGATAGTCATGTGTTACAAGAATACTTAGATGATCACTCATTTCCTATAGTAGTTAAGAAAAAAAAGACTTACCTTACGTATGAAGGACTGCAAGATCGATATGCTTACGTACTAAAAAGCGGAACCATCAAAACGAGCGTCATTTCACCTGATGGACGAGAATTTAATCTAAGATACATCAACAGTTTGGAAATCGTTTCTCTGTTAAGGGATGAATATTCTCAATTTATTGATGCACCGTTCAATATTAGAATTGAATCAGAGCAGGCTGAATTATATCAGATTGACCGTGTCCAATTTTGGAAGGACATTAATCAAAGCAAAGAGCTGCAGATGTATGTAAAAGATTATTACCGTGTTCGTTTGATGTATTCAATGAAGAAGATGCAACAGATGTTGATGAACGGGAAGTTTGGTGCGGTTTGTACACAAATCTATGAGCTATATGATACATTTGGAGTTCAGATTGAAGATGGTTTGTTGATTGATTTTGTGGTGACAAATGAAGAAATCGCTCATTTTTGTGGAATTACATCCGCTAGTAGTGTTAATCGAATGATGCAGCAACTGAAGGATTTAGGAGCAATCAGGATTCAGGATCGAAAGATTGTGATTACAGATTTAGAGATTCTGAAGGATAATATTATTTTGTAG